A genome region from Arachis duranensis cultivar V14167 chromosome 8, aradu.V14167.gnm2.J7QH, whole genome shotgun sequence includes the following:
- the LOC107460129 gene encoding WEB family protein At1g75720-like — MMKNREEGVTAVRNAEIDTRAPFTSVKEAVSLFGDKVLAGHVYANTTYLKHQSGEKESYWKIGEVAAELKETRENLERAREESMLMAHCLSSLQEELERTKRELQQLKQMSETEKHVDVHPPADDEIEEDVKFVENLTTFQVKSSRFEDEFQKKRYVTFANPPSESHHHHHHHVMLQPPPEKLERHPSLRRNTKKKSFIPLIGAIFSRKNPTQH, encoded by the exons atgatgaagaatagGGAAGAGGGTGTAACGGCGGTGAGAAATGCAGAGATAGATACAAGGGCGCCTTTCACGTCTGTCAAGGAAGCTGTCTCATTGTTCGGTGACAAAGTTCTTGCTGGACACGTCTATGCTAATACAACCTACCTTAAACACCAG AGTGGAGAGAAGGAAAGTTATTGGAAGATCGGGGAGGTTGCGGCAGAGCTAAAGGAAACGCGAGAAAACTTGGAGAGAGCAAGAGAGGAAAGCATGTTAATGGCGCATTGTCTTTCTTCTCTTCAGGAAGAGCTAGAACGCACCAAGCGAGAGCTGCAACAACTGAAGCAAATGAGTGAAACAGAAAAGCATGTTGATGTTCATCCACCAGCAGATGATGAGATTGAAGAAGACGTCAAGTTTGTTGAGAACTTAACCACTTTTCAAGTTAAGAGTTCGAGATTCGAGGATGAGTTCCAGAAGAAGAGGTACGTCACCTTCGCCAATCCACCCTCAgagtctcatcatcatcatcatcatcatgtgATGCTGCAGCCTCCTCCTGAAAAGTTGGAAAGGCATCCTTCTCTTAGGAGGAACACGAAGAAGAAGTCCTTCATTCCACTCATTGGTGCTATCTTTTCAAGGAAAAACCCAACCCAACATTAA
- the LOC107460141 gene encoding snakin-2-like translates to MALSKLLPVSLILSFLLLQHLIEDNQLVSSEGLHGSLNVEKIDCNEACDVRCSKSSRPDLCKRACGTCCQRCNCVPPGYSGNQRACPCYYNQITHGGKRKCP, encoded by the exons ATGGCTCTCTCTAAGCTTTTACCTGTTTCCcttattctctcttttctccTTCTCCAGCACCTTATTGAAGACAATCAATTG GTATCTTCAGAGGGACTACATGGTTCTCTTAACGTTGAGAAGATAG ATTGCAATGAAGCATGTGACGTAAGATGCAGCAAATCATCACGGCCGGACCTATGCAAGAGAGCATGCGGAACATGCTGCCAACGATGCAACTGCGTTCCACCGGGCTATTCCGGCAACCAACGAGCGTGTCCTTGTTATTACAACCAAATCACCCATGGTGGCAAACGCAAGTGCCCTTAA
- the LOC107460138 gene encoding gibberellin-regulated protein 11 — protein MALSKLLAASLILSFLLLQLSVDAADKSEVPTVEGDVPGPKIDCKGKCDFRCSKSSHPNLCKRSCNTCCQRCNCVPPGTSGNYETCPCYYAQTTHGGKRKCP, from the exons aTGGCCCTCTCTAAGCTTCTAGCTGCTTCCCTTATTCTATCCTTTCTCCTCCTCCAACTTAGCGTCGACGCCGCTGATAAATCG GAGGTACCAACAGTGGAGGGGGATGTTCCCGGTCCAAAGATAG ATTGCAAAGGGAAATGTGATTTTAGATGCAGCAAATCATCGCATCCAAATCTATGCAAGAGATCGTGCAACACATGCTGTCAAAGATGTAACTGCGTACCACCAGGCACTTCTGGAAACTATGAAACCTGCCCTTGCTATTACGCCCAAACCACCCATGGTGGCAAACGCAAGTGTCCATAG
- the LOC107460128 gene encoding putative pentatricopeptide repeat-containing protein At5g37570: MNSIFQHSYSPLRSTATITTLLKPCKTIHHLYQVHASIIQRGLEQDHLIISHFIFLFASFATTASYYTAIFDRVLGPSPFLWNSLIGAHTKESYFFDAFSAFIRMKAHGSLPDRYTYSSVIKACLSMCRSCKGKLLHGSTLTCWIEGDMFVGTCLVDMYEKFEKIGDARKVFDRMSEKNVVSAMVVGYVKVGDMVEAKRLIDKMPQRNVASWNAMKWGFVKVGDLGNARVVLDAMSEKSIISFTIMIDGYAKAGDMATSRALRVFLEMESMNVKPDEFILFHIDMKHDHVIAALLDMNAKCGNMERALKLFEETPNRDRGHLRDAYELIKFIIAVYNHHYNSSIGLLTRSVIAYDRLKVISVKTYMGDKQESTPYQKLVIWQVCCWRLSHRRGSSPRRRKQHRVTAFKELL; encoded by the exons ATGAATTCAATATTTCAACACTCTTATTCTCCGCTGCGTTCAACTGCCACCATTACCACCCTTCTTAAGCCCTGCAAGACCATTCATCACCTCTACCAAGTCCACGCCTCCATCATCCAACGAGGTCTAGAGCAAGATCACCTCATCATCTCCcacttcatttttcttttcgcCTCCTTTGCCACCACTGCTTCATATTACACCGCCATCTTCGACCGAGTCCTTGGCCCTTCCCCTTTCCTCTGGAACTCCCTCATCGGAGCCCACACCAAAGAAAGTTACTTTTTCGATGCCTTCTCTGCTTTTATTCGCATGAAGGCACATGGGTCTCTTCCCGATAGGTACACTTACTCTTCTGTGATTAAGGCCTGTTTAAGCATGTGCAGATCCTGCAAAGGAAAATTGCTCCATGGCTCGACGTTAACGTGTTGGATTGAAGGTGATATGTTTGTTGGAACCTGTTTGGTTGATATGTAtgagaaatttgaaaagattgGTGACGCTCGCAAGGTGTTTGATCGAATGTCTGAGAAGAATGTAGTTTCGGCTATGGTGGTTGGCTATGTGAAGGTTGGGGATATGGTGGAAGCAAAAAGGCTTATTGATAAAATGCCTCAGAGGAATGTGGCATCATGGAATGCAATGAAATGGGGTTTTGTGAAGGTGGGGGATTTAGGCAATGCTAGGGTAGTGCTTGATGCTATGTCGGAAAAGAGTATTATTTCTTTCACGATCATGATTGATGGTTATGCAAAGGCTGGTGACATGGCTACCTCAAG GGCCTTGAGAGTATTTCTTGAGATGGAATCAATGAATGTGAAACCTGATGAATTCATATTGTTTCATATTGATATGAAACATGACCACGTGATTGCAGCACTTCTGGATATGAATGCTAAATGTGGAAACATGGAAAGggcattaaaattatttgaagaaACACCTAACCGTGATCGAGGGCATTTACGGGATGCTTATGAGCTTATAAAA TTTATCATAGCAGTTTATAACCACCACTATAATTCTTCCATTGGTCTTTTAactcggagtgtcattgcataTGATAGACTGAAAGTGATTAGTGTTAAGACATATATGGGTGACAAACAGGAAAGTACACCCTACCAAAAGCTTGTCATCTGGCAG GTTTGTTGCTGGCGCTTATCTCACCGCCGTGGTTCATCTCCTCGCCGCCGCAAGCAACACCGTGTCACTGCTTTCAAGGAGCTTTTATGA